A single window of Triplophysa rosa linkage group LG2, Trosa_1v2, whole genome shotgun sequence DNA harbors:
- the si:dkey-251i10.2 gene encoding putative defense protein 3, producing MDGTLLGFVILQVFTCASCLPNGAPVSTCVDMMPRHTGVQPQPTPAPYTIHTGSTSLQTGKPITVVIKGPDYHGVLLEARSGSDTTAIGTWQTPPANTKLLQCAENLQGAITHANTNTKDNSTVYTWTPPATANSVYFVATVAQQRTVYWLNVKSANLIKSDGGGTSLDVHDSAESLNVIPAVLLIVLLQCVVE from the exons ATGGATGGCACACTCTTGGGGTTTGTCATACTGCAGGTTTTCACTTGTGCTAGTTGTTTACCAAACGGGGCGCCGGTTTCTACATGTGTGGATATGATGCCGAGGCACACAGGTGTACAACCACAGCCAACACCTGCTCCATATACAATCCACACCGGCAGCACCAGTCTCCAGACTGGCAAACCAATCACAG TTGTCATTAAAGGGCCGGATTATCATGGTGTGCTGCTGGAGGCTCGATCCGGCTCTGACACTACAGCAATAGGAACCTGGCAGACGCCTCCAGCCAACACAAAGCTCCTGCAG TGTGCAGAAAACCTGCAGGGTGCCATTACTCACGCCAACACTAACACTAAAGACAACTCCACCGTCTACACCTGGACTCCACCTGCCACAGCCAACAGTGTTTACTTTGT CGCGACTGTAGCGCAGCAGCGTACTGTATACTGGCTAAACGTGAAGTCAGCGAATCTGATCAAAA GCGACGGAGGAGGAACGTCGCTTGACGTCCATGATAGTGCAGAATCGCTGAACGTCATCCCTGCCGTGCTTCTCATCGTCCTGCTTCAATGTGTAGTCGAATAA